From one Planococcus citri chromosome 3, ihPlaCitr1.1, whole genome shotgun sequence genomic stretch:
- the IntS8 gene encoding integrator complex subunit 8, which translates to MDVELLRPGNVPISPNTILWFEFLLQPNLLEQHLKKPNPDPVPSDLLVRFLTLSVEPAAEDMLEKTKNFKCSKRHLSMKVLALKIVAYWKWNLEVIESKLPLQLQYVLLRDLLCLLSDDFDQNLLIPAMHHTLNFEMLRDEQIFAISLYHRWTLHIIINSPMLSKNVLCSTTPNVESADEIMSKIMDDEGKSELVLQKILALKKDYFVIPAFHNFAPPTEHYDLILDWPNGLRLPSDKFFCQIYYDLGNYKLYREQHAEASEYFMSCKALFDKLKMLPLDSSCDGFCEIKEDNLKGFCRACGMMLDENRNLTLEFYSAIRNNYTNIINVLQADNLRKEIPISYRDSLELDLASTLASGKFTATRDLLFQIQTLNAIRRLLEGSPYPSVMDYASKLNQSRKGVDILIKALKPLIDVISDEERQKIRLFLLTLSEKWDASSVRLISNDKDLNLLFMKNELKRTRFDNDDLHFKKKLNDEEERQAKNIKRIVTGNLQLETSALEREIIKTYDPVKLKELIVKFTSMNHGRTITSICNNWDFSNGLCKIATNLPVPFLRDYCYAALAKVTELLELKNYTTAREMIRSADEELKNHGNTTALSRFSQLLLWEKWYVDMMELLVLWPAKNINYPALLISCKKLMMTAQQGGDVSVLPRLQIMELCVLTLINLSELDYLVNTNFQKRFRYLELSYAIALACLEIKQLKGNKKFLKDCWDLIIPTFLNVNLQRKQIGQFPDRDNPTGVLNKAGLTQYFVKLRDVTVINAIFSLLARLHNILRDEPNLELYFHFTQLWPPSVPNPSAYNPEAVLEVISEMLDHVSLYQPENVQWLKLAGDVNFVKRHHSTALKYYLKALVAASDYFIRPVPKNIIEDFTYKRMVRCCMEIQCFTQAAVLCQFLDEVDYSTAFKCLSENATSDASDCYYNCIWDVNILEFLISLHTKRNQYSKKQKAIDTVGLLELNSNNNEEIKREASNVRKIRFLRAMSKQYIC; encoded by the exons ATGGATGTAGAATTACTTCGACCTGGAAATGTTCCCATATCACCTAACACTATTTTATGGTTTGAATTCTTGCTGCAGCCTAATTTATTGGAGCAACATTTGAAGAAACCTAATCCTG ACCCAGTTCCAAGCGATTTGCTGGTAAGGTTCTTGACATTATCTGTAGAACCAGCGGCCGAAGATATGCTtgagaaaaccaaaaatttcaaatgttccaAAAGACATTTATCTATGAAAGTTCTCGCTCTTAAAATAGTCGCATACTGGAAATGGAATCTAGAAGTTATAGAATCaaa GCTACCTCTGCAACTACAGTATGTACTGTTGAGGGATCTATTATGTTTATTGAGCGATGACTTCGATCAGAATTTATTAATACCTGCTATGCATCATActttaaatttcgaaatgttACGCGACGAACAAATATTTGCCATTAGTTTGTACCACAGATGGACTCTTCATATTATCATCAACAGTCCAATGTTATCCAAGAACGTACTTTGTAGCACTACACC GAATGTGGAATCTGCTGACGAAATAATGTCTAAAATTATGGATGACGAAGGAAAGAGTGAACTAGTGCTACAAAAAATACTTGCTTTGAAGAAGGATTACTTCGTCATTCCAGCATTCCATAATTTCGCGCCTCCTACAGAGCATTACGATTTGATTCTAGATTGGCCGAATGGATTGCGGCTACCTAGCGATAAGTTCTTTTGTCAA atttattACGATCTTGGAAATTATAAACTTTACAGAGAACAACACGCTGAAGCTTCGGAATATTTCATGTCATGTAAAGCTTTGTTCGATAAATTAAAGATGCTTCCACTTGACAGCTCGTGTGATGGGTTTTGCGAAATCAAAGAAGATAATTTGAAAGGTTTTTGTCGTGCTTGTGGTATGATGCTGGACGAAAATCGAAATCTAACTTTAGAATTTTATTCCGCTATTCGAAATAATTACACT AATATTATTAACGTATTGCAAGCAGACaatttgagaaaagaaattCCTATATCGTATCGAGATTCGTTGGAATTAGATTTAGCGTCAACTTTAGCTAGTGGCAAGTTCACTGCAACTAGAgatttattatttcaaattcaaacactGAATGCCATTCGAAGGCTACTAGAAGGTTCTCCGTATCCTTCAGTGATGGATTACGCTTCCAAGCTAAACCAGTCGCGAAAAGGAGTTGATATTTTAATCAAG GCATTAAAACCGCTAATTGATGTTATCAGTGATGAAGAGCGACAAAAAATACGATTATTCTTGCTTACTTTATCTGAAAAATGGGACGCATCATCAGTTCGTTTAATTAGCAACGACAAAGATTTAAATTTattgtttatgaaaaatgaattgaaacgaACTAGATTTGATAATGAcgatttacattttaaaaagaaattgaatgatgaagaagaaagacaagcaaaaaatattaaaagaattG TTACAGGTAATCTTCAATTGGAAACAAGCGCTCTAGAGAGAGAAATAATTAAAACTTACGATCctgtaaaattgaaagaattgatAGTGAAATTCACCTCGATGAATCATGGGAGAACAATCACCAGTATTTGTAATAAT TGGGATTTTTCTAACGGCCTTTGTAAAATTGCTACAAATTTACCGGTGCCGTTCTTACGCGATTATTGTTACGCTGCGTTAGCAAAAGTTACTGAATTATTGGAATTGAAg aattacacAACCGCGCGAGAAATGATCAGATCCGCTGATGAAGAACTAAAAAACCACGGCAACACGACTGCGTTATCCAGATTTTCTCAATTACTCTTATGGGAAAAATGGTACGTGGATATGATGGAATTGCTTGTATTATGGCCAGCCAAGAATATCA attatCCTGCTTTATTAATTTCTTGCAAGAAGTTAATGATGACTGCGCAGCAAGGAGGTGATGTGAGCGTGTTACCAAGATTACAAATTATGGAATTATGTGTTCTTACCTTGATAAATTTGTCTGAATTGGATTACCTGGTGaacactaattttcaaaaacgatttcGATATCTAGAATTGTCATACGCGATAGCATTAGCATGTTTAGAAATAAAACAACTGAAAGGCAATAAGAAATTCTTGAAGGATTGTTGGGATTTAA TTATACCGACATTCTTGAATGTAAATCTACAACGCAAACAAATCGGCCAGTTTCCTGATCGAGATAATCCCACCGGGGTTCTGAATAAAGCAGGTTTAACTCAGTATTTCGTGAAATTGAGAGACGTTACTGTTATAAATGCAATATTTTCGCTGCTGGCACGATTGCATAATATTTTACGCGACGAACCGAACTTGGagctttattttcattttacgcAATTGTGGCCACCGAGTGTACCGAA CCCAAGCGCTTATAATCCAGAAGCTGTCTTGGAAGTAATTTCTGAAATGTTGGATCACGTTTCTTTGTATCAGCCCGAAAACGTTCAATGGTTGAAATTAGCCGGAGATGTGAATTTCG TGAAAAGACATCACTCAACGGCGCTGAAGTATTATCTCAAGGCTTTGGTCGCTGCAAGTGATTATTTCATCCGACCGGTTCCAAAGAATATTATAGAAGATTTTACTTACAAACGTATGGTTCGATGCTGTATGGAAATTCAGTGTTTTACCCAA GCTGCAGTTCTTTGTCAGTTTTTAGATGAAGTTGACTACTCCACAGCTTTCAAATGTCTTTCCGAAAATGCCACTTCTGATGCTAGTGATTGTTATTATAACTGTATATGGGATGTTAATATTTTagagtttttgatttctttacACACGAAACGAAATCAATatagtaaaaaacaaaaagca ATTGACACGGTTGGATTGCTGGAATTGAATAGCAATAATAACGAAGAAATCAAACGAGAAGCTTcaaatgtgagaaaaattagGTTTTTACGAGCTATGTCCAAACAGTATATTTGCTGA
- the LOC135841971 gene encoding uncharacterized protein LOC135841971, with amino-acid sequence MAAASYQHQHHSYRPLKIVNRDDDSFMRIKSQLFAKRKSAVELLQETKPLYVKSEIVLDRKQELRRSLRGYQLPNEDEEVTNSSYSNGTPGTKLNNSSPPNYNYAGHNNHSPTNNGNAAVPFPIPKSPRLIPPPPAFRKSTNSLQLQNKLRKLLNADSKENLLETNSMIDECDKNNVTESETVEFHNNSYTSQINPICHKSLPDLSNVHDLSSSIERCDHASYGFTSCSVSSDGVCKKSTHTDCVSLASCKNDYLYASADCCESQNDFNLEDDAVCGQRGDSSQSSPVKSCTSFITPPPLYCDNDESSKNRPVLRSKSDVGARTLSSLQLTNLPLYDSSNLNMFFDNLGLESDEYNSLTAPRSNASSPVYFDSDSSVISTSECASEGEKPSTSHTAGLPSIVERNARIIKWLCTCRKALEQIPRSNVPQSR; translated from the exons ATGGCTGCAGCTTCGTATCAACATCAGCATCATTCTTATCGACCGCTGAAAATAGTAAACCGAGATGACGACAGCTTTATGCGAATCAAGTCGCAACTTTTTG CCAAACGCAAAAGTGCCGTTGAATTGTTACAAGAAACGAAACCACTTTACGTAAAATCGGAGATCGTATTAGACAGAAAACAAGAATTGCGCAGAAGTTTACGCGGTTACCAGTTACCTAACGAAGATGAAGAAGTTACGAATAGTAGTTATTCAAACGGTACCCCTGGTACCAAACTGAATAATAGTTCTCCGCCAAATTATAATTATGCTGGTCACAATAATCATTCTCCTACCAATAAcg GTAACGCTGCAGTGCCATTCCCTATACCGAAAAGTCCACGTTTAATTCCACCTCCTCCGGCGTTTCGTAAATCAACAAATTCTCTACAACTGCAAAATAAACTGAGGAAACTTTTAAATGCTGATTCCAAAGAGAACCTTCTCGAGACAAATTCT ATGATCGACGAAtgtgataaaaataatgtaaccGAATCCGAGACGGTAGAATTTCATAATAATAGCTATACGAGTCAGATTAACCCAATTTGTCATAAATCATTACCAGATTTATCAAACGTGCATGATTTATCTTCATCGATTGAGCGATGCGATCACGCCAGCTATGGGTTTACCTCGTGCTCGGTTAG TTCTGATGGAGTTTGTAAGAAATCCACACATACGGATTGCGTAAGCTTGGCTTCctgtaaaaatgattatttgtACGCTTCG GCTGATTGTTGCGAGAGTCAGAATGATTTTAATTTGGAAGATGATGCGGTTTGTGGTCAACGAGGAGATTCGTCGCAATCTTCTCCGGTCAAGTCGTGCACTAGTTTCATCACACCCCCTCCGTTGTATTGTGATAACGA tgAATCGAGTAAAAATCGTCCAGTTCTGCGAAGCAAATCGGACGTCGGTGCTCGAACATTATCTAGTCTTCAACTTACAAACTTACCACTGTATGATTCGTCCAATTTAAATATGTTCTTCGATAACTTAGGTTTGGAGTCGGACGAATACAA ctcattaACTGCTCCCCGTTCCAATGCTTCCTCTCCGGTGTACTTTGACAGCGACAGCTCCGTAATATCGACTAGTGAATGCGCAAGTGAGGGAGAAAAACCTTCTACAAGTCATACAGCTGGACTTCCTTCAATAGTAGAGCGAAATGCGAGAATCATCAAGTGGCTGTGTACCTGTAGGAAAGCCTTGGAACAAATACCTCGCTCTAATGTTCCTCAATCCAGATGA
- the LOC135841968 gene encoding uncharacterized protein LOC135841968: protein MQFQCDICLRAYSTNFNRLKHMRKAHDRTMYLKKSNIYCIDCKMTFKYLKDLRIHLILHHDMEDRTLVLHFKNFSEFKAWKRKEEVLTCYQYVALRGAIRHANGCIKKEFTCHRSGYEKRVVPNSAKRHYSHKLNTTCPACIEAVLNTDGSVTVTFYRSHIDHSKDVKFLAISREERAVIGTKLAEGYTFNEILDYIKNLSNTEELSARFFKLTRKDLHNIKYYFQLHDNYQLDEKDGEFKQVKEPFMPIDGKFIEQDVQRNHRQGCKIKKEDIFAHPEKRLVWSVKSYEVEMLKPLMCDCNVKCSICKVCVHMFQCNCYEANFNDNTICSHVHALVKNFFNGDNSLIRAFLKSDDNLTHVTNEQTPYDDYIEETVVLTNDPNSLNIIESAGDDASNKTENEDTNDVENIIVYSFEFDGNENPEPSVSLLFDFLKCSPGENES, encoded by the exons atgCAGTTCCAATGTGATATCTGTCTTAGAGCTTACTCTACTAATTTCAACCGATTAAAACATATGCGAAAAGCTCACGATAGAACTATGTATTTGAAGAAATCTAACATATATTGCATAGATTGCAAGATGACgttcaaatatttgaaagaCTTGAGAATTCATCTAATTCTGCATCACGATATGGAAGATCGCACTTTGGTCTtgcactttaaaaatttttctg AATTCAAAGCATGGAAACGTAAGGAAGAGGTTCTAACTTGTTACCAATATGTTGCTCTTCGTGGAGCTATACGTCATGCAAATGGATGTATCAAGAAAGAGTTCACCTGTCACAGATCTGGTTATGAAAAACGGGTAGTTCCAAACAGCGCTAAACGTCATTATTCCCATAAACTAAATACCACTTGTCCTGCTTGTATCGAAGCTGTACTAAATACCGATGGTTCGGTCACAGTTACATTCTATCGTAGCCATATTGATCACAGTaaagatgtaaaatttttgGCTATAAGTAGAGAAGAACGCGCTGTTATTGGTACCAAATTAGCCGAAGGATATACTTTCAACGAAATCTTGGATTACATCAAAAATCTATCCAACACCGAAGAATTATCGGCTAG atttttcaagCTCACACGAAAAGATTTACACAACATAAAATATTACTTCCAATTACACGATAATTACCAATTAGATGAAAAAGACGGTGAATTCAAACAAGTCAAAGAACCTTTTATGCCAATTGATGGTAAATTTATCGAACAAGATGTCCAAAGAAATCATAGACAAGGGTGTAAGATTAAAAAAGAAGATATATTCGCACATCCTGAGAAACGTCTGGTTTGGAGTGTAAAATCTTACgaagttgaaatgttgaaacCGTTGATGTGCGATTGCAACGTCAAGTGTTCCATTTGTAAAGTCTGCGTTCACATGTTCCAGTGCAACTGTTATGAGGCGAATTTCAACGACAATACTATTTGTTCTCACGTACACGCCTTAGTTAAGAATTTCTTCAACGGTGATAATTCTTTGATTCGCGCTTTTCTCAAATCCGACGATAATTTGACTCACGTTACCAACGAACAGACTCCATATGATGATTATATCGAAGAAACGGTGGTCTTAACGAATGATCCAAACTCACTGAATATAATCGAAAGTGCAGGTGACGATGCGAGTAACAAAACGGAAAATGAAGATACGAATGATGTTGAAAATATCATCGTGTATTCGTTTGAATTCGATGGAAATGAAAACCCCGAACCTTCGGTTTCTCTCTTATTCGATTTCCTCAAATGTTCGCCCGGTGAAAATGaatcctaa
- the LOC135841972 gene encoding AN1-type zinc finger protein 2A → MEYPNLGEHCSVDTCKRLDFLPVKCDACKKIFCSNHMTYTKHNCSSAYQKNVQVPVCPLCNKPVPIQRGTLPDIAVGNHIDNDCKSDQAQERKKVFTNKCSMKGCKIKEIVPVICAECGQNFCFKHRHTVDHSCLGRRQRVLDAAVLRQKQNNIRRSQNPTSFATSVQGNLTEDEAMARAMQMSLETSRNTTNNSRTQQQNCHIS, encoded by the exons ATGGAATATCCTAATTTAGGAGAACATTGTTCGGTTGACACTTGCAAACGATTGG atttcttacCTGTAAAGTGCGAtgcttgtaaaaaaatattctg CTCAAACCATATGACCTACACCAAACACAACTGCTCTTCagcttatcaaaaaaatgtccaagtaCCAGTCTGTCCTTTATGTAATAAACCTGTACCAATTCAAAGAGGAACGTTACCAGACATAGCAGTGGGAAATCATATCGATAATGATTGTAAATCTGATCAGGCCCAAGAACGGAAAAAA GTTTTTACCAACAAATGTTCTATGAAAGGATGTAAAATAAAAGAGATCGTGCCTGTAATTTGTGCCGAATGCGGTCAGAATTTCTGTTTCAAGCACCGTCACACAGTTGATCATAGCTGTCTGGGAAGGAGGCAAAGAGTTTT AGACGCCGCCGTCCTTAGACAAAAGCAAAATAATATTAGACGTTCACAAAACCCAACGTCCTTTGCTACTTCAGTACAGGGTAACTTG ACTGAAGATGAAGCTATGGCTAGAGCTATGCAAATGTCTTTAGAAACCAGTCGAAACACAACGAACAATTCACGTACTCAGCAACAAAACTGTCATATTTCGTAA
- the lolal gene encoding longitudinals lacking protein-like yields MAGEQQQFFLKWNDFQVNMMTSFRNLRNDKSFTDVTLACEGQTCKAHKMVLSACSPYFKALLQENPSKHPIIILKDVPFTHLQAILEFMYAGEVNVSQEQLSAFLKTADRLKVKGLAEAPQSIKRES; encoded by the exons ATGGCTGGCGAacaacaacaatttttcttgaaatggaATGATTTCCAAGTCAATATGATGACATCATTCAGAAATTTAAGGAACGATAAGAGTTTTACCGACGTTACTTTGGCTTGTGAGGGACAAACGTGTAAGGCCCATAAAATGGTATTGTCAGCTTGTAGTCCGTACTTCAAAGCGCTGCTTCAG GAAAATCCGTCCAAGCATCcaatcattattttaaaagatGTACCATTCACTCATTTGCAAGCAATATTAGAGTTTATGTACGCCGGAGAAGTAAACGTTAGTCAAGAACAACTGtctgcatttttaaaaaccgcTGATAGATTAAAAGTAAAAGGTTTAGCTGAGGCACCGCAGTCTATTAAGCGGGAAAGTTAA
- the LOC135841970 gene encoding stromal membrane-associated protein 1 isoform X2 translates to MSSRVEKERQKQIQDKCQRLLNEMLKDEDNKYCVDCDAKGPRWASWNLGIFLCIRCAGIHRKLGVHISRVKSVNLDTWTPQQVVCLQQMGNSRARAVYEANLPDSFRRPQNEGQLENFIRAKYEHKKYIAREWVPPPPPKVNWDKELEEEAEKLKKKKREIKSSTITSIPPLTTPPVTPQPLPKPLSCSPKPSRTSSHCTDLLGLDTPTKETPTKKSASDSDMFTSFLNASPDDGLNNSSLTSNASSITSGTGLRTEEEENFFNQSVSSTTNKQKQLTTDSILALYGNPPNNYMPTQVPTGIPQMFNASGVNGATNSFTRNMNSHPNVQNDLTGGVQFPNSITASSSMAFASNPFYSMAASGAQVNFPPQKGFSNFNALNSVGNADFQQTQAVSIALFI, encoded by the exons ATGAGTTCTAGAGTAGAGAAAGAACGTCAGAAACAGATTCAAGACAAATGTCAGCGTTTGTTGAACGAAATGTTAAAGGATGAAGATAATAAATATTGCGTTGACTGTGATGCCAAGG GTCCTCGATGGGCTTCCTGGAACTTAGGAATTTTCTTATGCATTCGCTGTGCTGGTATTCATAGGAAGTTAGGAGTACATATCAGTCGGGTAAAATCTGTCAATCTAGATACGTGGACTCCCCAGCAAGTAGTC TGCTTGCAACAAATGGGAAATAGTCGAGCGCGTGCAGTATACGAGGCAAATCTACCAGATAGTTTTAGACGTCCCCAAAATGAAGGACAATTAGAGAATTTTATACGTGCGAAATACGAGCATAAGAAATATATCGCCCGTGAATGGGTTCCTCCGCCACCTCCGAAA GTTAATTGGGATAAAGAATTAGAAGAAGAagctgaaaaattaaagaaaaagaaacgcgAAATTAAAAGCAGTACCATCACATCGATTCCTCCTCTAACAACGCCTCCTGTTACTCCGCAGCCTCTACCGAAACCTTTATCGTGCAGTCCTAAACCATCTCGTACGAGTTCGCATTGCACCGATCTCTTGGGACTTG ATACCCCCACGAAGGAAACCCCgacaaaaaaatctgcttcAGATTCCGACATGTTTACTAGCTTCTTGAATGCGTCTCCTGATGATGGCTTGAATAATTCTTCGCTGACCTCTAACGCATCCTCTATCACATCGGGTACAGGTCTGAGaactgaagaagaagaaaacttCTTCAATCAATCTGTTTCTTCCACAACCAATAAACAAAAGCAGTTGACGACCGATTCTATTCTAGCATTATATg GTAATCCTCCAAACAATTACATGCCAACTCAGGTGCCTACTGGAATTCCACAAATGTTTAACGCCTCTGGAGTAAATGGCGCGACGAATTCCTTCACTCGAAATATGAATTCACATCCGAATGTGCAG AACGACTTGACCGGAGGAGTTCAGTTTCCCAATTCCATCACCGCTTCGTCGTCCATGGCTTTTGCTTCGAATCCATTTTATTCAATGGCTGCGTCAGGTGCTCAAGTTAATTTTCCACCCCAAAAA ggattttcgaattttaatgcTTTGAATTCTGTTGGAAATGCCGATTTTCAACAAACGCAAGCAGTAAGTATTGCATTGTTTAtat aa
- the LOC135841970 gene encoding stromal membrane-associated protein 1 isoform X1 — MSSRVEKERQKQIQDKCQRLLNEMLKDEDNKYCVDCDAKGPRWASWNLGIFLCIRCAGIHRKLGVHISRVKSVNLDTWTPQQVVCLQQMGNSRARAVYEANLPDSFRRPQNEGQLENFIRAKYEHKKYIAREWVPPPPPKVNWDKELEEEAEKLKKKKREIKSSTITSIPPLTTPPVTPQPLPKPLSCSPKPSRTSSHCTDLLGLDTPTKETPTKKSASDSDMFTSFLNASPDDGLNNSSLTSNASSITSGTGLRTEEEENFFNQSVSSTTNKQKQLTTDSILALYGNPPNNYMPTQVPTGIPQMFNASGVNGATNSFTRNMNSHPNVQNDLTGGVQFPNSITASSSMAFASNPFYSMAASGAQVNFPPQKGFSNFNALNSVGNADFQQTQAISQQMDALNLNNSTVNPFFSTNNHFELNNEVKPQQKGFNQTVQTGNFWQ; from the exons ATGAGTTCTAGAGTAGAGAAAGAACGTCAGAAACAGATTCAAGACAAATGTCAGCGTTTGTTGAACGAAATGTTAAAGGATGAAGATAATAAATATTGCGTTGACTGTGATGCCAAGG GTCCTCGATGGGCTTCCTGGAACTTAGGAATTTTCTTATGCATTCGCTGTGCTGGTATTCATAGGAAGTTAGGAGTACATATCAGTCGGGTAAAATCTGTCAATCTAGATACGTGGACTCCCCAGCAAGTAGTC TGCTTGCAACAAATGGGAAATAGTCGAGCGCGTGCAGTATACGAGGCAAATCTACCAGATAGTTTTAGACGTCCCCAAAATGAAGGACAATTAGAGAATTTTATACGTGCGAAATACGAGCATAAGAAATATATCGCCCGTGAATGGGTTCCTCCGCCACCTCCGAAA GTTAATTGGGATAAAGAATTAGAAGAAGAagctgaaaaattaaagaaaaagaaacgcgAAATTAAAAGCAGTACCATCACATCGATTCCTCCTCTAACAACGCCTCCTGTTACTCCGCAGCCTCTACCGAAACCTTTATCGTGCAGTCCTAAACCATCTCGTACGAGTTCGCATTGCACCGATCTCTTGGGACTTG ATACCCCCACGAAGGAAACCCCgacaaaaaaatctgcttcAGATTCCGACATGTTTACTAGCTTCTTGAATGCGTCTCCTGATGATGGCTTGAATAATTCTTCGCTGACCTCTAACGCATCCTCTATCACATCGGGTACAGGTCTGAGaactgaagaagaagaaaacttCTTCAATCAATCTGTTTCTTCCACAACCAATAAACAAAAGCAGTTGACGACCGATTCTATTCTAGCATTATATg GTAATCCTCCAAACAATTACATGCCAACTCAGGTGCCTACTGGAATTCCACAAATGTTTAACGCCTCTGGAGTAAATGGCGCGACGAATTCCTTCACTCGAAATATGAATTCACATCCGAATGTGCAG AACGACTTGACCGGAGGAGTTCAGTTTCCCAATTCCATCACCGCTTCGTCGTCCATGGCTTTTGCTTCGAATCCATTTTATTCAATGGCTGCGTCAGGTGCTCAAGTTAATTTTCCACCCCAAAAA ggattttcgaattttaatgcTTTGAATTCTGTTGGAAATGCCGATTTTCAACAAACGCAAGCA ATCTCGCAACAGATGGATGCGttgaatttaaataattcaacagtgaacccttttttttctacgaataaTCACTTCGAATTGAATAATGAAGTGAAACCGCAACAAAAAGGTTTTAATCAGACGGTACAAACTGGAAACTTTTGGCAATAA